From a single Marinobacter sp. THAF197a genomic region:
- a CDS encoding HAD family hydrolase — MTLAIFDLDNTLLNGDSDHAWGEFLVEEGMVDAEEYKRANDRFYEEYLNGELDVFHYQRFVLAPLTRHNMDELERWREAFMAKKVQPMMQDKAAKLLADHREQGHTLMIITATNRFITEPIAELMGIEHLIATEPELVNGKFTGEVAGTPSFQEGKVERLNDWLAAHGESLEGAWFYSDSHNDLPLLRKVENPVAVDPDPTLEKTAVENGWRVMSLRV, encoded by the coding sequence TTGACGCTCGCAATATTTGATCTGGACAACACCTTACTGAACGGTGACAGCGACCACGCCTGGGGTGAATTTCTGGTGGAAGAGGGCATGGTGGATGCCGAAGAGTACAAGCGCGCCAATGACCGCTTTTACGAAGAGTACCTGAACGGAGAGCTCGACGTATTCCACTATCAGCGCTTTGTCCTGGCACCACTGACCCGGCACAACATGGACGAACTGGAACGCTGGCGCGAAGCCTTCATGGCCAAGAAAGTACAGCCCATGATGCAGGATAAGGCGGCGAAGCTACTGGCCGACCACCGCGAACAGGGCCATACCCTGATGATTATCACCGCCACCAACCGATTCATTACCGAGCCAATTGCTGAACTAATGGGCATTGAGCACCTGATCGCCACCGAACCCGAGCTGGTCAACGGCAAATTCACCGGTGAAGTGGCTGGCACTCCGAGTTTTCAGGAAGGCAAAGTGGAACGGCTGAACGACTGGCTGGCTGCTCACGGTGAGAGCCTTGAGGGCGCCTGGTTCTACAGCGACTCACACAATGACTTGCCGCTGTTGCGAAAGGTGGAGAACCCGGTGGCGGTGGATCCGGACCCGACGCTGGAGAAGACGGCTGTGGAGAATGGTTGGCGGGTTATGTCGTTAAGGGTCTGA
- a CDS encoding RNA pyrophosphohydrolase gives MIDSDGFRPNVGIILANHRGEVLWARRIGQDSWQFPQGGIKHDESPEDALYRELGEEIGLSASDVEIISCTRGWLRYRLPRRMVRHNSHPVCVGQKQKWFLLRMMSPDAHVRVDGTDSPEFDGWQWVSYWYPLGQVVSFKREVYRRALRELAPRLFHNMEQWQRSEQNRRLKEHQK, from the coding sequence GTGATCGACTCAGACGGTTTCAGACCCAACGTCGGAATCATTCTGGCCAACCACAGGGGAGAGGTTCTCTGGGCAAGGCGAATAGGGCAGGACTCCTGGCAGTTTCCACAAGGTGGTATCAAGCACGACGAATCACCGGAGGATGCGCTTTATCGGGAGCTTGGAGAGGAAATCGGCCTGAGTGCCAGCGATGTGGAAATCATCAGCTGCACCCGGGGCTGGCTGCGTTACCGGCTTCCGAGGAGGATGGTACGCCATAACTCGCACCCCGTTTGTGTGGGGCAAAAACAGAAATGGTTCCTGCTGAGGATGATGTCGCCAGACGCGCATGTGCGCGTGGATGGTACCGATTCACCGGAATTCGACGGGTGGCAGTGGGTAAGCTACTGGTATCCGTTAGGACAAGTAGTTTCATTCAAGAGAGAAGTGTATAGGCGCGCGCTGAGAGAGCTGGCTCCCAGGCTGTTCCATAACATGGAACAGTGGCAACGGAGTGAGCAGAACCGGCGTTTGAAGGAACACCAGAAATGA
- the ptsP gene encoding phosphoenolpyruvate--protein phosphotransferase: protein MLSILRSLVQEVNSARDLQEALDIIVSRVQKAMNTEVCSVYLLDPASNRYILMATEGLYKDSVGKVSLAYSEGLVGLVGSREEPINLEDAPAHPRYRYFPETGEERFRSFLGVPIIHHRRVLGVLVVQQRESSRCFDEGEEAFLVTVSAQLAGVIAHSEATGAISGLSLTGEETQDVSFNGVPGSPGVAIGTGVVVYPSADLDVVPEKPTEDIEQELELFQSAVQAVREDIERVANRLASQLRPEEQALFDVYLRMLDDGALPGEVAIKIREGIWAQGALKQVVQQYIRHFEMMDDLYLQERVVDIRDLGRRLLSHMQEGEQKLQEYPEHTVLVSEELTPAMLGEVPKGQLVGLVSVKGSSNSHVAILARAMGVPTVMGLVDIPVNQLDGRELVVDGFEGQIYASPSSDLRSFYQAICEEEDELIRGLEVLRDKPGETTDGHRVSLLVNTGLMTDVVRSLSNGAEGIGLYRTEVPFMIKDRFPSEQEQREYYREQLEAFAPNPVTMRTLDIGGDKALTYFPIEEENPFLGWRGIRVTLDHPEIFLVQVRAMLKASEGLNNLQIMLPMISNISEVEESLHLIYRVYHEVREEGYDIHMPKVGVMVEVPAAVYQIRELAERVDFLSVGSNDLTQYLLAVDRNNPRVAQLYHSYHPAVLQALVRIAQDAHSVGKPVGICGELAGDPGGALLLMAMGYDSLSMNAASLPKVKSVIRSIDREWAIQLLEDVLLLDSPHVIKSCVDLALRNAGFGRYLRPVKSSSAAMAEQAVS, encoded by the coding sequence ATGCTGAGCATCCTGCGAAGTCTAGTACAAGAGGTAAACAGCGCCCGCGATCTGCAGGAGGCGCTGGATATCATTGTCTCGCGGGTGCAAAAGGCCATGAATACCGAGGTCTGCTCCGTCTATCTGTTAGATCCGGCGTCCAATCGTTACATCCTGATGGCTACCGAGGGTCTTTACAAAGACTCTGTTGGCAAGGTCAGTCTTGCTTATTCTGAGGGGCTGGTTGGCCTGGTGGGCTCCCGTGAGGAGCCTATCAACCTTGAAGATGCCCCAGCCCATCCCCGCTATCGTTACTTCCCGGAGACGGGTGAGGAACGCTTCCGTTCATTCCTGGGCGTGCCCATCATTCACCATCGCCGGGTACTGGGCGTGCTGGTGGTTCAGCAACGGGAGAGCTCCCGTTGTTTTGATGAGGGCGAAGAGGCGTTCCTGGTCACGGTCTCTGCCCAGTTGGCGGGTGTCATTGCCCACAGCGAGGCCACCGGGGCCATAAGCGGCTTGTCGTTGACCGGGGAAGAAACCCAGGATGTCAGTTTCAATGGGGTGCCGGGCTCCCCTGGTGTCGCGATTGGTACTGGTGTGGTGGTGTATCCGTCCGCCGATCTGGACGTGGTGCCGGAGAAACCGACCGAGGACATCGAGCAGGAACTGGAGCTGTTCCAGTCTGCCGTGCAGGCCGTTCGGGAAGACATCGAGCGGGTAGCGAACCGCCTGGCCTCGCAACTTCGCCCTGAGGAACAGGCCCTGTTTGACGTTTACCTGCGGATGCTGGATGACGGAGCCCTGCCAGGCGAAGTTGCGATCAAAATTCGCGAAGGCATCTGGGCTCAGGGTGCTTTGAAACAGGTGGTGCAGCAGTACATCCGTCATTTCGAGATGATGGATGATCTTTACCTGCAAGAGCGGGTGGTGGATATCCGGGATCTCGGCCGGCGGCTGCTGTCCCATATGCAGGAAGGCGAGCAAAAGCTTCAGGAATACCCGGAGCACACGGTACTGGTCAGTGAAGAACTGACGCCAGCCATGCTGGGCGAAGTGCCGAAAGGGCAACTGGTTGGCCTGGTGTCCGTCAAAGGGTCCAGTAACTCCCATGTGGCCATACTGGCCCGCGCCATGGGTGTCCCCACCGTGATGGGATTGGTGGATATTCCGGTCAACCAGCTGGATGGTCGGGAACTGGTGGTCGATGGCTTTGAAGGCCAGATATACGCGTCACCTTCCTCCGATCTGCGCTCTTTCTATCAGGCCATTTGTGAAGAAGAAGACGAGCTGATTCGTGGGCTTGAGGTTCTGCGGGATAAGCCTGGCGAAACCACTGATGGCCATCGAGTGTCGCTGCTGGTGAATACCGGTTTGATGACCGATGTAGTGAGATCCTTGTCTAATGGCGCGGAGGGCATCGGGCTTTATCGCACCGAAGTGCCGTTCATGATCAAGGATCGCTTCCCCTCTGAACAGGAGCAACGGGAATACTACCGGGAACAGTTGGAAGCCTTCGCCCCCAACCCGGTCACCATGCGCACCCTGGACATCGGTGGTGACAAGGCCCTGACCTATTTCCCGATTGAGGAGGAAAACCCCTTCCTTGGTTGGCGGGGCATCCGGGTTACCCTGGATCACCCCGAGATTTTCCTCGTTCAGGTGCGGGCCATGCTCAAGGCCAGCGAAGGCCTGAACAACCTGCAGATCATGCTGCCGATGATCAGCAACATTTCCGAGGTGGAGGAATCCCTGCACCTGATTTACCGGGTTTATCACGAAGTGCGCGAAGAAGGCTACGACATCCACATGCCCAAAGTGGGTGTGATGGTGGAAGTGCCGGCTGCCGTTTACCAGATTCGTGAACTGGCTGAGCGCGTGGACTTTCTCTCGGTGGGTTCCAACGACCTGACCCAATACCTGTTGGCGGTAGATCGCAACAACCCGCGTGTTGCCCAGCTTTACCATTCTTATCATCCGGCCGTTTTACAGGCATTGGTGCGCATTGCCCAGGATGCCCACTCCGTGGGTAAGCCGGTGGGCATCTGTGGCGAGCTGGCCGGCGACCCGGGTGGCGCGTTGCTGTTAATGGCGATGGGCTATGATTCCCTGTCGATGAACGCGGCCAGTCTGCCGAAGGTGAAATCCGTTATCCGCAGCATTGATCGGGAGTGGGCTATTCAGTTGCTGGAAGACGTTCTGCTGCTGGATTCCCCCCACGTCATCAAGAGCTGTGTCGACCTGGCCCTGCGTAATGCCGGGTTTGGCCGGTATTTGCGACCGGTGAAATCCTCCAGCGCTGCGATGGCAGAGCAGGCGGTTTCCTGA
- a CDS encoding patatin-like phospholipase family protein, whose amino-acid sequence MTKATELKPAPRIGLALGGGGPLGGIYEIGALRALDEALDGLDFNNIDVYVGVNSGSFVAANLANQMTTAQLCRIFVRNEAEVHPFHPEVFYRPAFREIGSRLLAVPGLLSSAVSRFINNPYDQSLLEALTILAQAAPAGLFDNEGLHEYLRRAFTMLGRTNDFRQLKRSLYVVAADVESTEAVCFGAPGYDHVPISKAVQASTASPGLYVPVDIDGRYYVDGTLRKGLHASVAFEDGADLVLAVNPQVPIDASAAVRAGTMKPGDLTRSGMPNLLSQTFRTMVYSRMQSGIAQYGRDYPDKDILLFEPTRDDAKLFFSNVFSFQSRRMVCEHAYQMTRRDLLNRADELEPKLLKYGIKLRRDRLEDEQRTISTSLYGEMLPLYVAKGRKKQAEKGKLAASIGNVTHLFSKAQ is encoded by the coding sequence ATGACCAAAGCGACCGAGCTCAAGCCAGCACCGCGCATTGGCCTCGCCCTTGGGGGCGGTGGGCCACTGGGTGGCATTTATGAGATCGGAGCGCTAAGGGCGCTGGACGAAGCCCTGGATGGCCTGGATTTCAACAACATCGATGTGTATGTCGGGGTTAACTCCGGTTCTTTCGTGGCGGCTAACCTGGCCAACCAGATGACCACGGCCCAGCTGTGCCGGATCTTTGTGCGCAATGAAGCCGAAGTGCATCCGTTCCACCCGGAAGTGTTCTACCGCCCTGCATTCCGTGAGATTGGCAGCCGCTTGCTGGCCGTGCCCGGGCTGCTGTCTTCCGCTGTCAGCCGTTTCATCAACAACCCCTACGACCAGAGCCTTCTGGAAGCCTTGACCATTCTGGCCCAAGCCGCGCCAGCCGGGTTGTTTGATAACGAGGGGCTGCACGAATACCTGCGGCGGGCGTTTACCATGCTTGGCCGCACCAACGATTTCCGTCAGCTAAAGCGTAGCCTGTACGTGGTGGCTGCGGATGTGGAGAGCACGGAAGCGGTATGCTTTGGTGCCCCGGGGTATGACCACGTGCCCATTTCCAAGGCGGTCCAGGCCAGCACGGCTTCGCCGGGGCTGTACGTGCCGGTCGACATCGATGGGCGTTACTATGTGGACGGCACCTTGCGCAAGGGGCTGCACGCCTCGGTCGCCTTCGAAGACGGCGCCGATCTGGTGTTGGCGGTGAACCCTCAGGTGCCTATCGACGCCAGCGCAGCGGTGCGTGCAGGCACCATGAAGCCCGGTGACCTGACACGCTCCGGCATGCCCAACCTGTTATCCCAGACGTTCCGCACCATGGTCTACTCACGGATGCAGTCCGGCATTGCCCAGTACGGCCGTGACTACCCGGACAAAGACATCCTGCTGTTCGAGCCCACCCGGGACGACGCCAAACTGTTCTTCTCCAATGTGTTCAGCTTCCAGAGCCGGCGGATGGTGTGTGAGCACGCCTATCAGATGACCCGCCGAGACCTGCTGAACCGGGCCGATGAGCTGGAGCCAAAGCTGCTCAAGTATGGCATTAAGCTGCGCCGGGATCGCCTGGAAGACGAACAGCGCACCATCAGTACCAGCCTGTATGGCGAAATGCTGCCTCTTTATGTGGCCAAGGGGCGCAAGAAGCAGGCGGAGAAGGGCAAGTTAGCCGCAAGTATCGGCAACGTGACTCATTTGTTCTCGAAAGCCCAGTAA
- the hslU gene encoding HslU--HslV peptidase ATPase subunit, whose amino-acid sequence MSAMTPREIVHELNKHIVGQDEAKRAVAIALRNRWRRMQLDSSLRDEITPKNILMIGPTGVGKTEIARRLAKLADAPFLKVEATKFTEVGYVGRDVESIIRDLADMAVKLLREKEMKRHENRALDAAEDRILDALLPPARDFNEDSQRASNDSATRQMFRKKLREGELDDKEIEIDVRSGGAGVEIMAPPGMEEMTNQLQSMFSNLSSDKRKTRKMKVADAMKQVRDEEAAKLVNEEEIKHKAIDAVEQNGIVFIDEIDKVAKRSENTSSDVSREGVQRDLLPLIEGSTVSTKYGAVRTDHILFIASGAFHLSKPSDLIPELQGRLPIRVELQALTPDDFKRILTEPDASLVQQYEALMGTEGVKLNFSEDAIARIAEVAFKVNETTENIGARRLHTVLERLLESLSFDAGDKVTDGFEITAEYVDEKLGELSEDEDLSRYIL is encoded by the coding sequence ATGTCTGCAATGACTCCCCGTGAGATTGTCCACGAGCTCAATAAACACATCGTGGGTCAGGATGAAGCCAAGCGTGCCGTAGCCATTGCCCTTCGCAACCGTTGGCGCCGCATGCAGTTGGACAGCAGCCTGCGTGATGAAATCACCCCCAAGAACATTTTGATGATTGGCCCCACCGGCGTGGGTAAAACTGAGATTGCCCGACGCCTGGCCAAGCTGGCGGATGCGCCCTTCCTGAAGGTGGAAGCCACCAAGTTTACCGAAGTGGGCTACGTGGGCCGGGATGTGGAATCCATTATCCGGGACCTGGCGGATATGGCGGTGAAACTGCTCCGCGAGAAGGAGATGAAACGCCACGAGAACCGCGCCCTGGACGCCGCCGAGGATCGCATTCTCGATGCCCTGCTACCACCGGCCCGGGATTTTAACGAAGACAGCCAGCGCGCCAGTAACGATTCCGCCACTCGCCAAATGTTCCGCAAAAAGCTGCGGGAAGGCGAGCTGGACGACAAGGAAATCGAGATTGACGTTCGCAGTGGCGGCGCCGGCGTTGAAATCATGGCTCCTCCTGGCATGGAGGAGATGACCAATCAGCTGCAGAGCATGTTCTCCAACCTGTCATCTGACAAGCGCAAGACCCGCAAGATGAAAGTGGCGGATGCCATGAAGCAGGTGAGAGACGAGGAAGCCGCCAAGCTGGTGAACGAGGAAGAGATCAAGCACAAAGCCATTGATGCGGTTGAGCAGAATGGCATTGTGTTCATTGATGAGATCGACAAAGTCGCCAAGCGCTCGGAGAATACCTCATCGGATGTCTCCCGCGAGGGTGTGCAGCGGGATTTGCTGCCGTTGATCGAAGGCAGCACCGTCAGCACCAAGTATGGCGCGGTGCGCACTGATCACATTCTGTTTATCGCCTCCGGCGCCTTCCACCTGTCCAAGCCGTCAGACCTGATCCCGGAACTGCAGGGGCGTTTGCCGATCCGGGTAGAACTCCAGGCGCTGACACCGGACGACTTCAAACGCATCCTGACCGAACCAGATGCCTCTCTGGTACAGCAATACGAAGCCCTGATGGGCACCGAAGGTGTGAAGCTCAACTTCAGCGAAGACGCTATCGCGCGGATCGCGGAGGTGGCGTTCAAGGTGAACGAAACCACCGAGAATATCGGTGCCCGTCGCCTGCATACGGTGCTGGAACGCTTGCTTGAAAGCCTGTCGTTCGATGCCGGTGACAAGGTAACGGATGGCTTCGAGATTACTGCGGAGTACGTAGATGAGAAGCTGGGCGAATTGTCTGAAGACGAGGACCTGAGCCGGTATATTCTGTAA
- the hslV gene encoding ATP-dependent protease subunit HslV produces MTTIVSVRRDDEVAMGGDGQVSLGNTVMKGNARKVRRLYNGQVIAGFAGGTADAFTLFERFEAQLEKHQGNLTRAAVELAKDWRTDRALRKLEALLAVADKTASLIITGNGDVIEPEQGLIAIGSGGPFAQASARALLENTDLSAHEIAEKALEIAGDICIYTNQNRTLEVLSFKD; encoded by the coding sequence ATGACTACCATAGTTTCCGTCCGCCGGGACGATGAAGTCGCCATGGGCGGCGATGGCCAGGTTTCTCTGGGCAATACCGTCATGAAAGGCAATGCCCGTAAAGTTCGCCGGCTCTATAACGGTCAGGTGATTGCCGGGTTTGCCGGTGGTACCGCCGATGCGTTTACCCTGTTTGAACGCTTTGAAGCGCAGCTGGAGAAGCACCAGGGTAATCTGACCCGCGCTGCCGTTGAGCTTGCCAAAGACTGGCGTACCGATCGCGCACTGCGAAAGCTGGAGGCCCTGCTGGCCGTGGCCGATAAAACCGCCTCGCTCATTATTACCGGCAATGGCGATGTCATCGAGCCTGAACAAGGACTGATTGCCATTGGCTCCGGTGGCCCGTTTGCCCAGGCCTCGGCGCGTGCGCTGCTTGAAAATACCGACCTGAGTGCACACGAAATCGCCGAAAAGGCGCTCGAGATTGCCGGCGATATCTGCATTTACACCAATCAGAACCGCACTCTGGAAGTGCTGTCCTTCAAAGACTGA
- a CDS encoding SPOR domain-containing protein, which translates to MARDYAKKDRPAGKGAASSRKPTPKPRKASPAKRSAPSHSQHGALSFKWILSLAAVGGFVGFIVYLNTLPTGQEPSRPSQPAQQSTQPQTPAPSTAKQEPSRPREQNFRFYDMLPESEVVPPKVQEYAPNPTQQDFNYIVQSGSFRSQADAERQRAQIAFQGLRAQVQRIDLESGSVWYRVNVGPFESRSQMNAAVDKLVSINIQPLVRKIPREG; encoded by the coding sequence ATGGCCAGAGACTACGCCAAGAAAGACCGGCCTGCGGGAAAAGGAGCGGCCTCGTCCAGAAAGCCCACGCCGAAGCCCCGTAAAGCTTCTCCCGCCAAGCGGAGTGCGCCATCGCACTCCCAGCACGGGGCGCTGTCGTTCAAATGGATTCTGTCTCTGGCTGCGGTGGGTGGTTTTGTCGGCTTTATCGTGTATCTCAACACGCTGCCTACGGGCCAGGAACCCTCCAGGCCGAGCCAACCCGCACAGCAGTCTACCCAGCCCCAAACACCCGCGCCCAGCACCGCCAAGCAGGAGCCAAGCCGGCCACGGGAGCAGAATTTCCGATTCTACGATATGTTGCCGGAATCGGAAGTGGTGCCTCCCAAAGTTCAGGAGTATGCCCCGAATCCCACCCAACAGGACTTCAACTATATCGTCCAGTCCGGCTCTTTCCGTAGCCAAGCGGACGCGGAACGGCAGCGGGCACAGATCGCATTCCAGGGTTTGCGGGCGCAGGTTCAGCGCATTGATCTGGAAAGTGGCAGCGTGTGGTATCGGGTGAATGTGGGGCCGTTTGAGTCTCGCAGCCAGATGAATGCGGCGGTGGATAAGCTGGTTTCGATTAATATTCAGCCGCTGGTTCGGAAAATTCCGCGCGAAGGTTAA